A stretch of Arachis hypogaea cultivar Tifrunner chromosome 15, arahy.Tifrunner.gnm2.J5K5, whole genome shotgun sequence DNA encodes these proteins:
- the LOC112747336 gene encoding putative U-box domain-containing protein 50: MDEIQREKVYVGVGIDVQDGFKVLNWVLKNWNNNNSHPISIVILHVAHNFSNDYVSTPFGKLPARSVNEEKLEVLKKYEEDKIKKLFSKYIAYCDKAKVPAEILQVEKVDEPIQKRILDLIFSLGITKLVIGFSFMKPSLKSRSAISGLFYVHQHKPSFCELFIVCGGEQVFLRSKNEEKIMEDENGVTVARLKDKVTFKDWLEKIMFNDNNNNNNNNNNNNNNNNKSNASTSKNLESSAVTQNQWEFYLREIDNYYQELLMSYSNLDERSCVQENDGSSQIGPIETGVIIEQNNSSSNTSATEKIEILQNKLNEAQMTIQMKKKEAKDQIERRTKAEWAICLCNSRAEEVESRIKEEVSAREEIKKEVEEEKEQTQEIRIDVEERKRRLKSLSELHSELSKRVHVSKIAKSRAERQLEKAIAERAEMVREIEELRRQRDVLNRRIEFCKQKDAIGMAARLMSQEEAAACAFREYSEEELRLATDNFSDRLRFKSGGDWSHVYKGRMPHSTVAIKMLASSLSLQDFQSKVRILGDIRQPHLIAMVGFCSEPKCVVFEYMHNGSLRDILFSRRRNRALKWHDRIRIATEVCSGLSFLNSVKPRPAIHCHLTPSNVLLDRNYVAKITGFGLDECNDEECNVESDIRALGVFLLHLLTGRNWAGLVEEAMIVDTDREAFVGVLDETAGAWPLDLAKEIAGLGMRCMSRGELSIGVVMEELREIRRKGDEIAAREGRRVMRSGSGADRDWSSAVPSVYLCPILQDVMKNPHVAADGFSYELEAIQHWLQTGHDTSPMTNLRLKHTFLTPNHSLRSLIEDWHTKNNTSSAVLN; encoded by the exons ATGGATGAAATTCAGAGGGAAAAAGTCtatgttggtgttggaattgATGTGCAAGATGGATTCAAGGTTTTGAATTGGGTTCTCAAGAATTGGAACAATAATAATTCTCATCCAATTTCTATTGTTATTCTCCATGTTGCTCACAACTTCTCCAATGATTATGTTTCTACACCAT TTGGGAAACTTCCAGCAAGATCTGTGAATGAAGAGAAGCTTGAAGTTCTAAAGAAGTATGAAGAAGATAAAATCAAGAAGCTCTTTTCCAAGTATATTGCTTATTGTGATAAAGCCAAG gtgCCGGCAGAAATTCTTCAAGTTGAGAAAGTTGATGAACCTATCCAAAAGCGCATCCTAGATTTGATCTTTAGCCTTGGAATTACCAAATTGGTCATTGGCTTTTCATTCATGAAGCCCTCCTT GAAATCAAGAAGTGCCATAAGTGGATTGTTCTATGTTCACCAGCACAAACCATCATTCTGTGAATTGTTCATAGTTTGTGGTGGAGAACAAGTGTTCCTGAGAtcaaaaaatgaagagaaaatcATGGAGGATGAAAATGGTGTCACGGTTGCAAGGTTAAAAGACAAGGTAACCTTCAAAGATTGGCTTGAGAAAATAATGTTcaacgataataataataataataataataataataataataataataataataacaaatcaaACGCATCAACTTCAAAAAATCTTGAGTCATCAGCAGTTACCCAGAACCAATGGGAATTTTATCTTCGAGAAATTGATAATTACTATCAAGAATTGTTGATGTCATACTCCAATTTGGATGAGAGAAGCTGTGTGCAAGAAAATGATGGTTCATCACAGATTGGTCCAATTGAGACAGGCGTCATTATTGAACAGAACAATTCTTCTTCTAATACG AGTGCTACAGAAAAAATTGAGATCCTacaaaataaattgaatgaagctcaaatgACCATccaaatgaagaagaaagaagccaAGGATCAAATAGAGAGGCGCACAAAAGCAGAATGGGCAATATGTTTATGCAATAGTAGG gCTGAAGAAGTTGAATCAAGAATAAAGGAAGAAGTGAGCGCAAGGGAAGAAATTAAGAAGGAAGTagaggaagaaaaagaacaaacGCAGGAGATTCGAATAGACGtagaagagaggaagaggaggCTCAAGTCACTATCAGAGCTCCATTCCGAGCTCTCAAAGAGGGTGCACGTGTCCAAGATAGCCAAGTCACGTGCGGAGAGGCAGCTGGAGAAAGCGATTGCGGAGAGAGCGGAGATGGTGAGGGAGATAGAGGAGCTGAGGAGACAGAGGGACGTGCTCAACAGAAGGATCGAGTTCTGCAAACAGAAGGACGCAATTGGAATGGCCGCAAGGCTCATGAGCCAAGAGGAGGCGGCTGCGTGTGCTTTCAGGGAGTACTCCGAGGAGGAGCTGCGCCTGGCCACCGACAACTTTTCCGACAGATTGAGGTTCAAGTCCGGTGGAGATTGGAGCCATGTGTATAAAGGACGCATGCCTCATTCCACCGTTGCCATCAAGATGCttgcttcttctttgtccctcCAAGATTTTCAATCTAAG GTGAGAATTCTTGGTGATATTAGGCAGCCTCATCTGATTGCTATGGTGGGCTTTTGCTCCGAGCCCAAATGCGTAGTATTCGAATACATGCACAACGGAAGCTTACGAGACATACTATTTTCTAGGAGAAGAAACCGGGCTTTAAAGTGGCATGATAGAATACGAATAGCTACAGAAGTTTGCTCGGGCCTAAGCTTTCTAAACTCAGTTAAACCAAGGCCCGCTATCCATTGTCACTTGACCCCATCCAACGTCCTCCTAGACCGGAACTATGTAGCCAAGATCACGGGCTTTGGGCTTGATGAGTGCAACGACGAGGAGTGTAACGTTGAGTCAGATATCCGGGCCTTGGGGGTGTTTTTGCTACACCTTTTAACAGGAAGAAATTGGGCCGGGCTTGTTGAGGAGGCGATGATAGTAGACACGGATAGAGAAGCATTTGTTGGGGTTCTTGATGAGACGGCCGGAGCATGGCCGTTGGATCTAGCTAAAGAGATAGCGGGCCTAGGGATGAGGTGCATGTCGAGGGGAGAGTTGAGTATTGGAGTGGTGATGGAGGAGCTGAGAGAGATTAGAAGAAAGGGTGATGAGATAGCAGCAAGAGAAGGGCGAAGAGTAATGAGGAGTGGAAGTGGTGCAGATAGAGATTGGTCAAGTGCTGTACCGAGTGTTTATCTTTGCCCTATACTTCAGGATGTAATGAAGAATCCACACGTGGCGGCAGATGGCTTTTCATACGAGCTTGAAGCAATACAACACTGGTTGCAAACGGGACATGACACGTCACCAATGACAAACTTAAGGCTTAAACACACATTCCTCACCCCTAATCACAGCCTTCGCTCCTTAATTGAAGATTGGCATACCAAGAATAACACATCATCTGCAGTTTTAAATTAG